The Microcoleus sp. bin38.metabat.b11b12b14.051 region TAAGCGTTGTCTTGGCAATCTGCCGTTTCTTGTAATCGCTAAATTTTTCCCACAGTTCTGTAACTGCTAGGGACTGCTGTTGCTGGGGCTTGTACTTGACAAGGGATGGATCGAAATTCTCGCTGGCAATGTCGAGTTCAATCTGCCGAGCTTTGATTTCGGCTGCCTTTCGATTAGCAAAAGTCTCAGGCAGCCCAATATATAACCAGAATCTTTTGCCTCGCCACGACCACGCTAACCGGAGTCTGTTTTTGAAAACTTCGATTCTAACTGTGCCACTTGTCATATTACTGGTACATTTTTGAGTTTTTTAGTTTTTACAAACTAAAGACAAATTTTTAAAAGAGTGTTTAAAAGCTAAGCTCGATCGAGACTAATAAAAATGTGGAATCCTTGCCAGATAAGCGTATCGCTGTTTTATCGCAAAATTTGTCAGGGATTGTCATAGTCTGTCACCCCTTATTGAGAATGTCAAATTTAGCCGAAAACCTGTAAAAACAACAAAACCCTCTCAGAGAGAAGGTTTTATTAATCGGAGCGACACGATTTGAACGTGCGACCCCCACTACCCCAAAGTGGTGCGCTACCAAGCTGCGCTACGCCCCGACACCTTTAACAGCTTAACATGGAATTCCTCAAAATGTCAAAAAACTTTTAAAACTTTTGCCGCCTCCACCAAACCGGGCGCACTCCGCGCCGGCCAAAAACCCTCGCATCTCCGGCCAGCATTCAGGATCAACTGCACGCTGTAAGCTTCGGGATAGCCTTCTAACTCCAGCCACAACAAGTCGCTTTCGGCTTCAATGGCGATTTTTTCCTCGTCCATGAGCTCAGACGCCATTTGACTCATCGCAGCCGCCAACTGTCCCAACAACCGGCAAAAATCGTTTAACTCGGCTTCGGTGAGTTCGATCGCCCAACCCTCACCAGCCACCAAGCCCTTAAACTCCTCGGCGTTGGGGTTCCATCCCAAACGCCAGCCAACACCCGTCTTAATTACACGTTCCATGAGGCGATTTTGGATTTTAGATTTTAGATTTTAGATTGATTGATTGATTGGTTGGATTGCATTGATTGATTGGATTGCATTGATTGATTGGCTGAACTTACCGTCATCACAGGGGATTTAAGCCCCCACCTTTAGGTGGATTGTTTTTAGGCAGGGGCTTAAATCCCCTGCCTAAAAACTTCGCACTCCGAAGTCAACTGTCAACTGTCAACAGTTAACCGCTGTGTCGAGAAACCTGGTTTTTTGCGAAAATACTTTGTTGTACCCCGCAGATTTGCCAAAAACCCGGTTTCTGGGCCTCGGAAAAGCTTACGGTGTCAGCAACTTCGCATCTCCCGGCTGGGGCTGCGGTATTTCGGGGGAAGTCTCGCGCCCTTGTGGTTTTGTTCCCGCCGCCGGTGGCCCTCCACGGCCAGAATTTTCGGTAAACACATCAACCAAAGCTTGAACCAAAGCATCCCGCTGTCTACGATTTAAGCTTTGAATAGCAGTGCGATCGCGTTCCATCGGATTTTCTCGCAAAACGTCGTTTCCAGGATACACGTTTTCCACCAAATAATCGGGAGTCGCCCCCAAATAGTCAGCTAAACTCAACTTCCAATCAAAGCGGTAATTCGTCGGCCTTCCTTTGACAAACACGTGATACCGAATCAATCGCCCGACTAATGTATTATTGGGATCGACTTTTCCGGTTTCCTTAGAAATGTAGTTATTCTCGATCGGCAAATCCGGCAATTTTTCATACACAAATTTCCAAGCATCTTGCGCCCTCAATTGCTGCGGCGCCGATTGTTGAGCAACCAGATCCACCACCGCTAAATTAGAAGGGAGCAGCCGCGAAGGTTCCAAAGCCAACAAACTCAGTTCGCCCGATTCCAATACCCAATTCAAAAGCGTGAAAATCGCTACAATTAAAGTAACGAACAGAAAAGTCAAGCCCAGCTTTAATTTTTTCACTATTTTAATAATTTATCAATTAGAATAATTTTATAAACCTAGTCGCCAGCAGAGCGAGCATCTCTATCTTGCTTTTTTGTAAGGGCGATCGTCCCGACTCGCGATCGCAAGCGTGGCGCACCGCCATAGACATTATATAAAATCAGCCTGATTTTTCCTCGTTGCGTGCAAGTCTGGTGGCTGAAAGTTTTGAGTTTTGAATTAACAAAAATTGCTCGCAATTGGCGATCCAAAACTCAAAACTCCCCAAGTCTAGATATCTCCGATAATTTCCGGCTGAGTGAGTTCGTCCGACATCTCAAATATCGCCCGCATCACAGGTTTCATCATTTGATGGTCGTCCATATTGTCAAAATCTTCATAGCGGCGGCGTTTGGCGCGGTTCGCTACCTGCACCGTAATCCGATAGCGGTTGGATGCAGCACTGATCAACTCTTCCGCCCGACGGGTTAGCTGAGTTGAATCGAAGGTTGGACGCTTAACCATGAGACTACCTACTTTATCTAAAGTTACATTCTAGTTTACTATGTCAAGATTCATAAATTATTAACTGAGTAACATTGCTTATGCAGGCAGCAACAGCCTACTCCTTCGGTCACTTGCATCGGATCAATTCTCATCCCCTCAAATTGGTTGCTTTTGGCGACAGCCTAATCTACGGTTTTGGCGACGGTGCGGGCGGTGGTTGGGTGGAAAGATTGCGGCGCCAGTGGATGTTACCCGAGAGTGCAGGACACGTTTTATACAATTTGGGCGTTCGGGGCGATCGCGCCTATCAAGTCGCCCAGCGG contains the following coding sequences:
- a CDS encoding DUF1818 family protein, coding for MERVIKTGVGWRLGWNPNAEEFKGLVAGEGWAIELTEAELNDFCRLLGQLAAAMSQMASELMDEEKIAIEAESDLLWLELEGYPEAYSVQLILNAGRRCEGFWPARSAPGLVEAAKVLKVF
- a CDS encoding DNA-directed RNA polymerase subunit omega, producing MVKRPTFDSTQLTRRAEELISAASNRYRITVQVANRAKRRRYEDFDNMDDHQMMKPVMRAIFEMSDELTQPEIIGDI